In a single window of the Rhizobiaceae bacterium genome:
- a CDS encoding sulfite exporter TauE/SafE family protein: MILLDAVLLFVAAYLAGVVNAIAGGGTFLTFGALSITGMPPIVANATSSITQFPGYITSTLAYWSDIRTFWREGLLLSAVSAAGALAGALILLALDNPSFRAMVPWLLIAATALFAAGPWLKPKPKAGDKPSGGTFAGALIQFLTAIYGGFFGAGMGVMMLATLGLTQSGDYHRLNALKNMLSIVIAAIAIVVFVLGGVVAWPQAVVMIPAVALGGYSGVWAAKRAPQSVVRAFVIVVGVLLAAYYFVTG, translated from the coding sequence TTGATCCTGTTAGACGCAGTCCTGCTTTTTGTCGCGGCCTATCTCGCCGGCGTGGTGAACGCAATTGCCGGGGGCGGGACATTTCTGACCTTCGGCGCGCTCAGCATAACGGGAATGCCGCCTATCGTCGCGAACGCGACATCCTCGATCACCCAGTTTCCCGGCTATATCACGTCTACCCTGGCCTATTGGAGCGACATCAGGACGTTCTGGAGGGAGGGCCTGCTGTTGAGCGCCGTGTCGGCTGCCGGTGCGCTAGCCGGTGCGCTGATCCTGCTTGCGCTGGACAACCCGTCGTTCAGGGCGATGGTGCCGTGGCTTCTCATTGCCGCGACTGCGCTGTTTGCCGCCGGTCCCTGGCTGAAACCGAAGCCGAAAGCAGGCGACAAGCCGTCAGGCGGCACGTTCGCAGGTGCGTTGATTCAGTTTCTGACCGCAATCTATGGCGGGTTTTTCGGCGCTGGAATGGGCGTGATGATGCTCGCCACGCTCGGCCTCACGCAGAGCGGCGACTACCACCGCCTCAATGCGCTGAAGAACATGCTCTCGATCGTCATAGCCGCCATCGCCATCGTGGTCTTCGTGCTGGGCGGCGTGGTCGCCTGGCCGCAGGCCGTTGTGATGATCCCCGCGGTGGCGCTCGGCGGCTATTCCGGCGTGTGGGCCGCCAAGCGGGCGCCGCAAAGCGTGGTTCGCGCCTTCGTGATCGTCGTCGGCGTGTTGCTGGCGGCCTACTATTTCGTGACGGGCTGA
- the trmD gene encoding tRNA (guanosine(37)-N1)-methyltransferase TrmD has product MSRFRATVLTLYPEMFPGALGLSLAGRAMQAGSWSLEALQIREFAADRHRTVDDTPAGGGAGMVMRADILAKAIDHASPPGDLRPRLLMSPRGKPLTQAKVRDLAKEDGVVIVCGRFEGVDQRVIDARQLEEVSIGDYILSGGEPAALVLLDAIVRLLPGVMGNEESGVQESFENGLLEHPHYTRPPEFEGTAIPDVLISGNHARIAEWRLEQARRLTEERRPDLIQPVTK; this is encoded by the coding sequence ATGAGCCGCTTTCGCGCGACCGTGCTGACGCTCTACCCGGAAATGTTTCCCGGCGCGCTCGGGCTTTCACTCGCGGGCCGCGCCATGCAGGCCGGAAGCTGGTCGCTTGAGGCCCTGCAGATCCGGGAATTTGCCGCCGACAGGCATCGCACCGTCGATGACACACCTGCAGGCGGCGGGGCGGGAATGGTCATGCGCGCCGACATTCTTGCCAAGGCGATCGACCATGCATCTCCTCCCGGAGATTTGAGGCCCCGCCTCCTGATGAGCCCGCGCGGGAAGCCGCTGACGCAGGCAAAGGTTCGCGACCTTGCGAAAGAGGACGGCGTCGTGATCGTCTGCGGACGTTTCGAGGGCGTCGACCAGCGCGTCATCGATGCGCGGCAATTGGAGGAGGTCTCGATCGGAGACTACATTCTTTCCGGCGGCGAGCCTGCAGCCCTCGTCCTGCTCGATGCGATCGTGCGTCTGCTGCCGGGCGTCATGGGCAATGAGGAATCAGGCGTTCAGGAGAGCTTTGAAAACGGACTCCTCGAACATCCGCACTATACGCGGCCCCCCGAATTCGAGGGAACGGCCATTCCCGACGTGCTCATTTCCGGCAATCATGCGCGCATTGCCGAATGGCGGCTCGAACAGGCGCGGCGGCTTACCGAGGAGCGCCGCCCCGACCTCATTCAGCCCGTCACGAAATAG
- the rimM gene encoding ribosome maturation factor RimM (Essential for efficient processing of 16S rRNA) has translation MNRPEKNVLMAVIGAAHGIRGEVRVKSHMEDPQALGRYGPLHDAAGRAFEIESLRPQQEVVVVRFKGVDNRTAAESLNGTKLFIERARLPPPAEEEFYHDDLVGLEVRDESGKRIGKVTAVQNFGGGDVLELSVGGRKDTLIPFTRAAVPEVFLGDGFIRINSVAAGLVEADDERVGVQRRNRGPKDAGGNR, from the coding sequence ATGAACAGACCGGAAAAAAACGTCCTGATGGCCGTCATCGGCGCGGCGCACGGCATCCGTGGCGAGGTGCGGGTCAAGAGCCATATGGAGGACCCGCAGGCGCTGGGCAGATATGGACCCTTGCATGACGCGGCAGGACGCGCATTCGAAATCGAATCCCTTCGCCCGCAGCAGGAGGTCGTCGTCGTGCGTTTCAAAGGCGTCGATAACCGAACCGCGGCGGAGAGCCTGAATGGCACAAAGCTCTTCATCGAGCGCGCGCGGCTGCCGCCGCCCGCCGAGGAAGAATTTTACCACGACGATCTCGTCGGCCTCGAAGTGCGGGACGAAAGCGGAAAGCGCATCGGCAAGGTCACCGCCGTTCAGAATTTCGGTGGCGGCGACGTGCTGGAGCTTTCGGTCGGTGGCCGCAAGGACACGCTCATTCCTTTCACACGTGCCGCCGTGCCGGAGGTTTTCCTGGGCGACGGCTTTATCCGCATCAATTCCGTCGCAGCCGGATTGGTGGAAGCGGACGACGAGCGTGTCGGAGTGCAGCGCCGCAATCGCGGACCGAAGGACGCGGGAGGAAACCGATGA
- a CDS encoding ABC transporter substrate-binding protein, with the protein MKLISTTRRQLLEGAALATIAGFATRRAHAQDAPRRLIVAADSEPRNLNPAMVASNGVFFVSSKIVEPLAEASYDGQNGLAPRLALSWSGSDDGLSATFKLRGGVTWHDGKPFTSADVAFSAMQIWKPLQNLGRIVFKDLESVETPDETTAIFRFSKPTPFQLVRNALPALTSVVPKHIYENGDIAENPANAAPIGTGPFKFGEHKPGEYYRLVRNENYWQKDQPKLDEILYRVLPDRAAAANAIEADEIQLAAFSAVPLADLDRISKIEGIAVVTTGYEALTYQLIVEINHRRKELADLKVRRAIAHAIDRDYVVRTIFLGHATASTGPVPRNDTQFYTSDVPSYPYDVARANALLDEAGYRRDTNGRRFSLRLLPAPYFNETKQFGDYLRQALAEIGIDAQLVSNDAAAHQKAVYTDHDFDLAIAPPVFRGDPAISTTILVRSGTPDGVPFSNQGGYVNSELDNLIDRAAVTLDEQARIALYQEFQRKVVDDLPFINVVEWTFITVSRWSVKNVSNNPRWAVSNWADTSVQT; encoded by the coding sequence ATGAAGCTGATCTCGACGACAAGACGACAATTGCTGGAAGGGGCCGCGCTGGCGACAATCGCGGGCTTCGCCACTCGCCGGGCGCACGCGCAGGACGCGCCGCGCCGCCTGATCGTGGCCGCCGATTCCGAACCGCGCAACCTCAATCCCGCGATGGTGGCGTCCAATGGCGTGTTCTTCGTTTCGAGCAAGATTGTCGAGCCGCTGGCGGAAGCGTCCTATGACGGGCAGAACGGTCTTGCGCCCCGCCTCGCCCTGAGCTGGTCCGGTTCGGACGACGGATTGAGCGCCACCTTCAAGCTGCGCGGCGGCGTGACATGGCATGACGGCAAGCCTTTCACGTCCGCCGATGTTGCCTTTTCCGCGATGCAGATCTGGAAGCCGCTCCAGAATCTCGGGCGCATCGTGTTCAAGGACCTCGAAAGCGTCGAGACGCCGGATGAAACCACGGCGATCTTCCGCTTCTCGAAGCCGACGCCTTTCCAGCTTGTGCGCAACGCATTGCCGGCGCTTACGAGCGTCGTGCCGAAGCACATCTATGAAAACGGAGACATTGCGGAAAATCCCGCCAATGCGGCGCCGATTGGCACCGGGCCGTTCAAGTTCGGCGAACACAAACCCGGCGAATATTACCGGCTCGTGCGCAACGAGAACTACTGGCAGAAGGATCAGCCGAAGCTCGATGAAATCCTCTACCGCGTGCTTCCCGACCGGGCGGCGGCGGCGAACGCCATCGAGGCCGACGAAATCCAGCTTGCGGCGTTTTCCGCCGTGCCGCTGGCCGATCTGGACCGCATTTCCAAGATCGAGGGCATCGCGGTCGTCACCACCGGCTACGAGGCGCTGACCTACCAGCTCATCGTTGAAATCAACCATCGCCGCAAGGAACTGGCCGATCTCAAGGTGCGGCGCGCGATTGCCCATGCCATCGATCGCGACTATGTCGTGCGCACCATCTTCCTCGGCCACGCGACCGCCTCGACCGGACCCGTGCCCCGCAACGACACGCAGTTCTACACTTCCGATGTGCCGTCCTATCCATACGATGTCGCAAGGGCGAACGCGCTATTGGATGAGGCGGGTTATCGGCGCGATACGAATGGCCGCCGTTTCAGCCTGAGGCTGCTGCCCGCGCCCTATTTCAACGAGACCAAGCAGTTTGGCGATTATCTGCGGCAGGCGCTTGCCGAAATCGGCATCGATGCGCAACTGGTCAGCAACGATGCGGCGGCGCACCAGAAAGCGGTCTACACCGACCACGATTTCGACCTGGCGATAGCGCCTCCGGTTTTTCGCGGCGACCCGGCGATCTCGACGACGATTCTCGTGCGCAGCGGAACGCCGGACGGCGTGCCCTTCTCCAACCAGGGTGGCTACGTCAATTCCGAACTGGACAATCTGATCGACCGCGCCGCCGTCACGCTGGACGAGCAGGCGCGTATCGCGCTCTATCAGGAATTTCAGCGCAAGGTGGTGGACGATCTGCCGTTCATCAATGTGGTCGAATGGACCTTCATCACCGTCAGCCGGTGGTCGGTCAAGAACGTTTCCAACAATCCGCGCTGGGCAGTCTCCAACTGGGCCGATACTTCGGTCCAGACATAG
- a CDS encoding ABC transporter permease, producing MDRAFRLIGRRVLGAIPVLAIVVAGTFLLLELAPGDAVDAYVVSTGGDAAMISGLREAWGLDQSAAARFGLYLTRLAHGDLGWSISFSRPVLDVIMERLPRTLLLMGSATALSFALGSLLGIVAGARPESLRDRSLSIVSLALYAMPSFWLGLVLSVVFAVNLRWFPLSGFETIASGSTGLERGLDIVRHLALPVVSLGLVYMALYMRVMRAAMAEIWREDFVRALIARGFGHARIVRHVARNALLPLVTMLGVQAAVMLGGSVVIESVFAVPGLGRLTQEAVAQRDTPLLLGIILISAVFVIAVNLLVDLLYVWLDPRIGSSGETL from the coding sequence TTGGACCGCGCCTTCCGCCTGATCGGACGCAGGGTGCTTGGCGCGATCCCGGTGCTGGCGATTGTCGTCGCGGGAACATTCCTGTTGCTCGAACTCGCGCCCGGTGACGCGGTCGACGCATATGTCGTATCGACCGGAGGCGACGCGGCAATGATCTCCGGACTGCGCGAGGCTTGGGGGCTGGACCAGTCTGCGGCGGCGCGCTTCGGCCTCTATCTCACCCGGCTGGCGCATGGCGATCTCGGTTGGTCGATCAGCTTCTCGCGTCCGGTTCTGGATGTCATCATGGAGAGGCTGCCGCGCACGCTGCTGTTGATGGGGTCGGCAACGGCGCTTTCCTTCGCGCTCGGGTCGCTGCTCGGCATCGTGGCAGGCGCAAGGCCGGAAAGCCTGCGCGACCGTTCGCTTTCCATCGTTTCGCTTGCGCTTTACGCCATGCCCAGCTTCTGGCTGGGGCTGGTGCTGAGCGTGGTGTTTGCCGTCAACCTCCGCTGGTTTCCATTGTCGGGCTTCGAAACGATCGCATCCGGCAGCACGGGCCTTGAGCGTGGTCTCGACATTGTCCGCCACCTTGCGTTGCCGGTGGTTTCGCTCGGCCTTGTCTATATGGCGCTCTACATGCGCGTCATGCGCGCGGCGATGGCCGAGATATGGCGCGAGGATTTCGTGCGCGCGCTGATTGCGCGCGGCTTCGGCCATGCCCGGATCGTCCGACATGTCGCCCGCAATGCGCTGCTGCCGCTGGTCACCATGCTCGGCGTGCAGGCGGCCGTGATGCTCGGCGGCTCGGTGGTCATCGAAAGTGTGTTCGCCGTTCCCGGCCTCGGGCGGCTGACGCAGGAAGCGGTCGCCCAGCGCGACACGCCGCTCCTTCTCGGCATTATACTTATCAGCGCCGTCTTCGTCATCGCGGTCAACCTGCTGGTCGACCTCCTCTACGTATGGCTCGATCCCCGCATCGGGTCGAGTGGCGAAACGCTATGA
- a CDS encoding ABC transporter permease yields MSGLRRVLSTPETRAGLCLLVPMCVLALLAPYLFARDPMAIVGQPLLRPFQDGALPLGTDRLGRDVLAQLVHGARTSLAVGLAAALSALCIGTVVGTLAGFVGRLADEALMRAAEAFQTVPAFVLALALVSVIGPSLSSIILAIALGAWPAPARVARAEVLSIREKDYVAAARVVGKRPLEIAFGEILPNALPPVLALASVIVASAILIEAALSFLGLGDPNRVTWGGMIAEGRTVLRSASWLSIIPGIALVLTVLGVYLLGEGVAKARLTKRSFA; encoded by the coding sequence ATGAGCGGCCTGCGACGCGTCCTGTCCACTCCCGAAACCCGGGCCGGTCTGTGCCTGCTGGTTCCGATGTGTGTGCTCGCCCTGCTTGCGCCCTACCTGTTTGCACGCGATCCGATGGCGATTGTCGGCCAGCCATTGCTGAGGCCGTTTCAGGACGGCGCGCTGCCGCTCGGCACAGACCGCCTCGGGCGCGATGTGCTTGCGCAACTTGTCCACGGCGCGCGAACCTCGCTGGCGGTGGGGCTTGCCGCTGCACTCTCAGCGCTGTGCATCGGCACGGTTGTCGGCACGCTGGCGGGCTTCGTCGGGCGCCTTGCCGACGAAGCGCTGATGCGCGCCGCTGAAGCCTTCCAGACCGTCCCGGCATTCGTCCTGGCGCTCGCGTTGGTGAGCGTCATCGGTCCCTCGCTGTCGTCGATCATTCTTGCCATCGCGCTCGGCGCGTGGCCCGCGCCCGCCCGTGTCGCCCGCGCCGAGGTTCTCTCGATCCGCGAAAAGGACTATGTCGCCGCCGCGCGCGTGGTGGGCAAGCGGCCTCTCGAAATCGCCTTCGGTGAAATATTGCCCAATGCGCTGCCGCCGGTTCTGGCGCTGGCCTCGGTGATTGTCGCAAGCGCGATCCTGATCGAGGCCGCGCTGTCTTTTCTCGGGCTTGGCGACCCCAACCGCGTGACATGGGGCGGCATGATCGCAGAAGGCCGCACCGTGCTTCGCAGTGCGTCCTGGCTGTCGATCATTCCCGGTATCGCGCTGGTGCTGACGGTGCTGGGCGTCTACCTGCTTGGCGAGGGCGTCGCCAAAGCGCGCCTGACGAAGCGGAGCTTCGCGTGA
- a CDS encoding ABC transporter ATP-binding protein — MTALLEIDGLSVTYDGGIRALDAVSLHVRPGERVGLIGESGSGKSTLALAIARLLPRTAQTAGSIFWKQADLPPRNGIDIGYVFQDPTGSLDPLIRVGDQLAEVVRVLRGLSRHESRNVALGLLSRVALPDAALMAARYPHQLSGGQKQRVAIACALAGRPGLLIADEATSALDTIVQAGIVGLLNRLNREERLSLLFVTHDLALASTLADRLYVLRDGRVVESGASREIVETPRDPYVAGLVRSHLALDGPSLLPDRDGSRA, encoded by the coding sequence GTGACGGCGCTGCTCGAGATCGACGGGCTGAGCGTCACCTATGACGGCGGGATCCGCGCGCTCGACGCGGTCTCCTTGCACGTCAGACCCGGCGAACGTGTCGGGCTGATTGGTGAAAGTGGTTCCGGCAAGAGCACGCTGGCGCTGGCCATTGCAAGGCTGCTGCCGCGAACTGCGCAAACCGCAGGCTCCATTTTCTGGAAGCAGGCCGATTTGCCACCACGAAACGGGATCGACATCGGCTACGTGTTCCAGGACCCCACCGGCAGCCTCGATCCGCTCATTCGGGTGGGCGACCAGCTCGCCGAGGTGGTGCGCGTACTTCGCGGCCTGTCGCGGCACGAATCCCGAAACGTCGCGCTCGGCCTGCTGTCGCGGGTTGCGCTTCCCGATGCCGCGTTGATGGCAGCGCGCTATCCGCACCAGCTTTCCGGCGGCCAGAAACAGCGCGTCGCGATTGCCTGCGCGCTCGCCGGTCGGCCCGGATTGCTCATCGCCGACGAAGCGACCAGCGCGCTGGACACCATCGTGCAGGCGGGGATCGTCGGGCTTCTCAACCGGCTGAACAGGGAAGAAAGACTGAGCCTGCTGTTCGTCACCCATGACCTCGCGCTCGCGAGCACGCTCGCCGACCGGCTCTATGTGCTGCGCGACGGGCGCGTCGTCGAGAGCGGTGCGTCGCGCGAGATTGTCGAGACCCCGCGCGATCCGTATGTCGCCGGTCTCGTCCGGTCGCACCTCGCCCTCGATGGTCCGTCCTTGTTGCCAGACCGAGACGGGTCACGCGCATGA
- a CDS encoding ATP-binding cassette domain-containing protein: protein MIAPLLAVEALHKSFGGVRAVDGVSFDIGIGETLALAGPSGGGKSTVARLVMRLLEPDGGRIGFMGEDLLRLKGEALRSRRRHIQMVFQDTNSAFNPRATVASALLDPLRAFDIVPGPERIAEAETLLARVGLARDLLPRPVHELSGGQRQRVALARALASRPALIVLDEALSAVDASIRLDLLELLLDVQRAQGISYLFIAHDLGMIRAIAHRVAILDAGRIAETGPAREVISAPRSAIGKQLLAAAPRLLGGTPG, encoded by the coding sequence ATGATCGCGCCGCTGCTCGCCGTCGAGGCATTGCACAAGAGCTTCGGCGGCGTTCGCGCAGTTGACGGGGTGTCGTTCGATATAGGCATTGGCGAGACACTCGCCCTTGCCGGGCCGTCCGGCGGCGGCAAATCGACCGTTGCGCGCCTCGTCATGCGTTTGCTGGAGCCGGATGGCGGTCGCATAGGCTTCATGGGCGAGGATTTGCTCCGTTTGAAGGGTGAGGCGTTGCGGTCCCGCCGCCGCCATATACAGATGGTGTTTCAGGATACGAATTCCGCCTTCAACCCGCGCGCGACGGTTGCTTCAGCTTTGCTCGATCCGCTGAGAGCGTTCGATATCGTTCCGGGACCGGAACGGATTGCGGAGGCTGAAACCTTGCTGGCGCGGGTCGGGCTTGCGCGCGATTTGCTCCCGCGCCCGGTTCACGAACTTTCCGGCGGACAGCGCCAGCGCGTCGCGCTTGCCCGCGCGCTTGCGAGCCGTCCGGCCTTGATCGTGCTGGATGAGGCATTGTCGGCGGTGGACGCGTCGATCCGCCTCGACCTGCTCGAACTCCTGCTCGACGTTCAGCGCGCCCAGGGTATCAGCTATCTCTTTATCGCGCACGATCTCGGCATGATCCGGGCCATCGCTCATCGCGTTGCGATCCTCGATGCGGGCCGGATCGCGGAAACTGGACCGGCGCGGGAGGTGATCTCCGCTCCTCGATCCGCAATCGGTAAGCAGCTTCTCGCAGCGGCGCCGCGCCTGCTTGGCGGGACGCCCGGCTGA
- a CDS encoding DUF1223 domain-containing protein — MKITQTSRTVRTALLAVIAWTALALPASANDEKPLGVVELFTSQGCNSCPPADSFFNEMVQKGEVIALAYHVDYWDYLGWKDTLAKPENTERQYAYMRSFGDRSIYTPQLIVNGRGDFKGGDRKSVEDGLALFDKQGEGMVVNLTVSETKDSIIIKAGSTTQPAAEANLMLVYFEPPRAIDIDRGENVGRKAIYLNAVTGVRAAGVWHGKATEFELPKSEFDSKGGCAALLQGATEDGKLGPIVGAVLIRHP, encoded by the coding sequence ATGAAAATCACCCAGACTTCACGTACCGTCAGGACTGCGCTGCTTGCCGTCATTGCATGGACGGCGCTTGCCTTGCCTGCATCCGCGAACGACGAAAAGCCGCTTGGCGTGGTTGAGCTTTTCACCAGCCAGGGGTGCAATTCGTGCCCGCCAGCCGATTCCTTTTTCAACGAAATGGTCCAGAAGGGTGAGGTGATCGCACTCGCCTACCACGTCGACTATTGGGACTATCTCGGCTGGAAGGACACGCTCGCCAAGCCTGAAAACACCGAGCGCCAATACGCCTATATGCGCAGCTTCGGCGACCGGTCCATCTACACGCCGCAGCTCATCGTCAACGGGCGGGGCGATTTCAAAGGCGGCGACCGAAAATCGGTAGAAGACGGCCTTGCGCTTTTCGACAAGCAGGGAGAGGGCATGGTGGTGAACCTCACCGTGTCCGAAACGAAGGACAGCATCATTATCAAAGCGGGTTCAACCACGCAGCCTGCCGCCGAGGCGAATTTGATGCTCGTCTATTTCGAGCCACCTCGCGCCATCGACATCGACAGGGGCGAGAATGTCGGGCGCAAGGCCATATATCTCAATGCCGTGACCGGTGTCCGCGCAGCGGGCGTATGGCACGGCAAGGCGACCGAATTCGAGCTTCCGAAAAGTGAGTTTGACAGCAAAGGCGGCTGTGCCGCGCTTTTGCAGGGAGCCACGGAAGACGGCAAGCTCGGGCCTATCGTCGGCGCCGTGCTCATCCGGCATCCCTAG
- the acnA gene encoding aconitate hydratase AcnA, giving the protein MAKSLDSFNCKRTLSAGGAEYAYFNLIEAEKNGLTGVSQLPYSMKVLLENLLRNEDGRSVTKESIKAVADWLVDKGSAGVEIAYRPARVLMQDFTGVPAVVDLAAMRDGIKALGGDPEKINPLVPVDLVIDHSVIVDEFGTPMAFARNVELEYARNEERYKFLKWGQQAFRNFRVVPPGTGICHQVNLEYLAQTVWTNTEDGETVAYPDTCVGTDSHTTMVNGLGVLGWGVGGIEAEAAMLGQPVSMLLPEVIGFRLTGKLKEGVTATDLVLTVTQMLRKKGVVGKFVEFFGPGLSNMTLADRATIGNMAPEYGATCGFFPVDTETVRYLNMSGRAEDRIALVEAYCKAQGMWREADSADPVFTDTLELDLGEVVPSMAGPKRPEGRVPLEGIADGFAKALEAEYKKTVDVHKRYAVEGEDFEIGHGDVAIAAITSCTNTSNPSVLIGAGLLARNANRRGLKQKPWVKTSLAPGSQVVAEYLEKSGLQKELDQIGFNLVGFGCTTCIGNSGPLPEPISKTINDKGIIAAAVLSGNRNFEGRVSPDVQANYLASPPLVVAHALAGTVTKDLTTEPIGEDKDGKPVYLREIWPTSAEIQEFIEKNVTRDLFARKYSDVFKGDEHWRAVNAPTGQTYAWDDSSTYVQNPPYFAGMKPRAGHVGDIKGARVLGLFGDKITTDHISPAGSIKAASPAGKYLIDHGVGVADFNQYGTRRGNHEVMMRGTFANIRIRNHMLGENGREGGYTIHYPSKEEMSIYDAAMEYKKEGVPLVIFAGVEYGNGSSRDWAAKGTNLLGVRAVIAQSFERIHRSNLVGMGVIPFVFEEGTSWKTLNLKGDEIVEIDGIENIKPRQKMTAKITYADGTVKNVPILCRIDTLDELDYYKNGGILQYVLRDLAA; this is encoded by the coding sequence GTGGCGAAATCTCTCGACAGTTTCAATTGCAAGCGCACGCTCTCGGCTGGCGGTGCCGAATATGCCTATTTCAACCTCATCGAGGCCGAGAAGAACGGCCTCACAGGGGTTTCGCAGCTTCCCTATTCCATGAAGGTGCTGCTGGAGAACCTGCTGCGCAACGAGGACGGTCGTTCCGTCACGAAGGAGTCCATCAAGGCCGTCGCCGACTGGCTGGTGGACAAGGGCAGCGCGGGCGTGGAGATCGCTTATCGTCCGGCGCGCGTGCTGATGCAGGACTTCACCGGCGTGCCCGCCGTGGTGGACCTCGCCGCGATGCGCGACGGCATCAAGGCGCTGGGAGGCGATCCCGAAAAGATCAATCCGCTGGTGCCGGTCGATCTCGTCATCGACCATTCAGTGATCGTGGACGAGTTCGGCACGCCGATGGCGTTTGCCCGCAATGTCGAGCTTGAATATGCGCGCAACGAAGAGCGCTACAAATTCCTGAAATGGGGCCAGCAGGCGTTCCGCAATTTCCGCGTCGTGCCGCCGGGAACCGGCATCTGTCATCAGGTGAACCTCGAATATCTGGCGCAGACGGTCTGGACCAACACCGAAGACGGCGAGACCGTCGCCTATCCAGACACCTGCGTCGGCACCGATTCGCACACCACCATGGTCAACGGCCTCGGCGTTCTCGGCTGGGGCGTGGGCGGCATCGAGGCAGAGGCGGCGATGCTCGGCCAGCCGGTTTCCATGCTTTTGCCGGAGGTGATCGGCTTCCGCCTCACCGGCAAGCTCAAGGAAGGCGTCACCGCAACCGATCTCGTGCTCACCGTGACACAGATGCTGCGCAAGAAGGGCGTCGTCGGCAAGTTTGTCGAGTTCTTCGGTCCCGGCCTGTCCAACATGACACTGGCCGACCGCGCCACCATCGGCAACATGGCGCCGGAATATGGCGCGACCTGCGGCTTCTTCCCCGTCGACACGGAAACTGTGCGCTATCTCAACATGTCGGGCCGCGCCGAAGACCGCATCGCGCTGGTCGAGGCCTATTGCAAGGCGCAGGGCATGTGGCGTGAAGCCGACAGCGCTGATCCGGTGTTCACCGACACGCTCGAACTCGATCTCGGCGAGGTCGTCCCATCGATGGCGGGTCCCAAGCGTCCCGAAGGCCGCGTGCCGCTGGAAGGCATTGCCGATGGCTTCGCCAAGGCGCTCGAAGCGGAGTACAAGAAGACCGTCGACGTCCATAAGCGCTACGCGGTCGAGGGTGAGGATTTTGAGATCGGCCACGGCGACGTGGCGATCGCCGCGATAACCTCCTGCACCAACACATCCAATCCCTCCGTGCTGATCGGCGCGGGACTGCTCGCGCGCAACGCCAACAGGCGCGGCCTGAAACAGAAGCCGTGGGTGAAAACCTCCCTCGCACCGGGATCGCAGGTGGTTGCCGAATATCTGGAAAAATCCGGCCTCCAGAAGGAGCTGGACCAGATCGGCTTCAACCTTGTCGGCTTCGGCTGCACGACCTGCATCGGCAATTCCGGCCCGCTGCCGGAACCGATCTCAAAGACGATCAATGACAAGGGCATCATCGCGGCGGCCGTCCTGTCTGGCAACCGCAACTTCGAGGGTCGCGTATCGCCCGACGTGCAGGCCAACTATCTCGCCTCGCCGCCGCTGGTCGTCGCCCACGCACTTGCCGGTACGGTGACCAAGGACCTCACCACCGAACCCATCGGCGAGGACAAGGACGGCAAGCCGGTCTACCTGCGCGAAATCTGGCCGACTTCCGCCGAAATCCAGGAATTCATCGAGAAGAACGTCACACGCGACCTGTTCGCGCGCAAATATTCCGATGTGTTCAAGGGCGACGAGCACTGGCGCGCGGTCAATGCGCCGACCGGCCAGACCTACGCCTGGGACGATTCCTCGACCTATGTGCAGAACCCGCCCTATTTCGCGGGCATGAAGCCACGAGCGGGCCATGTCGGAGACATCAAGGGAGCGCGTGTGCTTGGTCTGTTCGGTGACAAGATCACCACCGACCACATCTCGCCCGCCGGTTCGATCAAGGCGGCCTCGCCAGCAGGCAAGTACCTGATCGACCACGGCGTCGGCGTCGCCGATTTCAACCAGTACGGCACGCGGCGCGGAAACCATGAGGTGATGATGCGCGGCACGTTCGCCAACATCCGCATCCGCAACCACATGCTGGGCGAAAACGGACGCGAAGGCGGCTACACCATCCACTATCCGTCGAAGGAAGAAATGTCGATCTACGACGCCGCGATGGAATACAAGAAGGAAGGCGTGCCGCTGGTCATCTTCGCCGGCGTCGAATATGGCAACGGGTCCTCACGAGACTGGGCGGCGAAGGGCACGAACCTGCTCGGTGTCCGCGCGGTGATCGCGCAGTCCTTCGAGCGCATCCATCGCTCCAACCTCGTCGGCATGGGCGTCATACCCTTCGTGTTCGAGGAAGGCACGAGCTGGAAGACACTCAACCTCAAGGGTGACGAGATCGTCGAGATCGACGGCATCGAGAACATCAAGCCGCGCCAGAAAATGACGGCGAAGATTACCTATGCCGACGGCACGGTGAAGAACGTGCCGATCCTGTGCCGCATCGATACGCTGGATGAGCTGGACTACTACAAGAACGGCGGCATCCTGCAATATGTGCTGCGCGACCTCGCAGCCTGA